The genomic window AGCGGCTTCCAGGTGCTGGACATGGGCCAGACCGATGAGGCCACCTACCTCATCACCTCCTACGCACCGGCCCCGGACCTGCTCGACGCCCTGCTCTTCGCGGACGAGAACGCGGACGACTACTCCCTCTCGGACGACATCTTCGGCAACCCGCGCACCGCGTCCTCCGCCTCGTACATCTACCAGGAGCCCGATCCCACCCAGCCGCAGCAGAGCGTGGCGCCGCGTGAGGAGGGCCAGCCCCCGACCGAGCCCGCCGTGACCCGCTGGGAGGCCTCGGACTACGACGACTACGACTCCGCCCCTGCCGCCCCCTCCGTGCGCAACAAGCTGGGCCTCGCCCGGAAGGTGCGCCCCGGTGCCGTGCGCTCCACACTGTTCGACCGCGCGGCCTCCCGCGGCGGTTCTGCCGGGGCCACCGTGGCCGCCGGCGCGATCGACCCCACCTACGACGGCGACAACCGCTACGACAGCTACCAGCGCACCGAGGGCAAGCCGGACCGCCTGGACGAGCGTCACGGCGCCTCGCGCACGTCCCCGTCCCCTGACGACGACGCCGCACGCCACTCCCCGGGGTCGGGCACCGTTGGTGCCGAGCACGACGCCGCGGGCCCGGGTGCTCGGACCCCCGCCGGTTCCGGCTCCCCGAACACGGCGGGCGGAGCGGAGGCGGCCGAGCAGGGCGAGGCCGGTGAACCCACCTCCGCGATGCACGTGGCGGCCGGCGGATCGGATGCGGCGGCCGCCGCCGGTGCCGTAGGAGCGGACGCGGGGAACGGGCCCCGGCACCACGGCGATGCGGATCCCGCGGATCGCACCGATGCCGCGGCCCCCGCGGATTCCGTGACGGGTGCCGACACCTCCGCGACGAACCCCACGGACGCGGACCCCGCCAGCCCCGCGGACGGCCCGGACGGTCCTGCGGGCGCCCACCCCGCGGCCCCCGCCGACGAGTCCCGCAAGGGACCCCTGCGGTGGCTGCTCCTCCTGCTCCTGGCCATCGTGCTGATCGCGGCCATCGTGATGGGCTTCCGCGGCCTGGGTGCCCTCACGGGGCAGTTTTCCCAGCAGGGCCCCGCCCAGCAGAACGCGGCACCGGGCGACCCGCAGGGCACACCGGGCGCGTCTGCGGCCCCGAGCGCCTCCGCCGCCCCCGCGATCGACTCCGTCAAGCGTGTGACCGCGGACCCCAACTTCATGGCGGACACGGACGCCACCTTGAATCAGGCCACGGACGGCAACCCCGCCACCTTCTGGCTGAGCTACGGCTTCTCGGACGCCCGGTTCGGCAGCCTCGCGGAGTATGTGGGCCTGGCGGCCCAGCTGAAGGAGCCCGCCACCGCGCAGGAGCTCACCATCCAGCAGGCCAACGGCAGCGGCGGGCAGTTCACGGTCTACGTGGCGGATGAGCCCAGCTTCGAGGGCGCGCAGGAAGTGGGGAAGGGCTCCTTCACCGGTCCCGAGACCCGCGTGCCCCTCTCGGACGCCGCACGCAGCACCCCGCACCGCTACGTGCTCGTCAAGTGGACCGAGCTGCCGCGGCTCACCAGCTCCATCGGCGGGTACCCGTTCGGGCTGCGGATCGGCGAGATCGGACTCCGCTGAGCGCCCGCCGCCCCGCCCGCCCGTCGGGCCGCGGCCTCCGCACAGCCTGCCGGGTCACCGGCCGAACGTCGCACAGGCCTGTCGCACCGGCCTCCCCGGCTCGCCGGACGGCTGCGTGTCCGCACTACCACCGCCGCGCCCGTCCGTCGGGCCTCGTGGAACGGCGAGCACCGGACGTGGCGAGCCCACCGCGCAGAGGGCGTGGGCGCCGTCGTTCTCCGTGCGGTGGGCCCTGCCCGGGTGCCCCCGGACACCGGAATATCTGAACGTGCTCCCCACGTTCTGACGTGTAGTTGACCTCCGCACACGCGGAGACTCGTGGAAAGGCTTCCTACCAGTGAGCAATCAGTCCGGCATCTTCTCGAATGCTGTGAACCTCGGCGTCACGGGCGTCCCGCAGTCCGCCACCACCCCGGCGGAGCGCACGGGGGACGACGCCGTGCACGACGTCGTCATCGTGGGTTCCGGCCCCGCGGGGTACACCGCCGCGATCTACACGGCGCGCGCGAACCTCAAGCCCGTGGTGCTGGCCGGCTCCGTGACCGCGGGCGGCGAGCTCATGAACACCACCGAGGTGGAGAACTACCCCGGTTTCATCGACGGCATCATGGGCCCGGAGCTCATGGACAACATGCAGCAGCAGGCCGAGCGGTTCGGCGCGGACATCCGCTACGAGGACGTCGTCTCCGTGGAGCTCGAGGGCGAGGTCAAGACCGTCACCCTCGAGGACGGCACGGTGCTGCGGGCGCGCGCGGTGATCATCTCCACCGGTTCCGAGTACCGCAAGCTGGGCCTCGAGGACGAGGAGCGGCTCTCAGGCCACGGCGTCTCGTGGTGCGCCACGTGCGACGGCTTCTTCTTCAAGGGCCAGGACATCGCGGTGGTGGGCGGCGGCGACTCCGCGATCGAGGAGGCGACCTTCCTGACCAAATTCGCGGACAAGGTCACTCTGATCCACCGCCGGGACCAGTTCCGCGCCTCGGACATCATGAAGCAGCGGGCCCTGGACGATCCCAAGATTGAGATCCTGTGGAACACCCGGGTCACGGGCATCCGCGGCGAGAACAAGGTGGAGTCCCTGGCCCTGGAGGACACCGTGACCGGAGAGAGCTCCGAGCTGGCGGTGACCGGCCTGTTCGTGGCCATCGGCTCCGACCCACGCGTGGGCCTCGTCAAGGACCAGCTGGAGCTCACGGTGGACAACACCATCGCCGTGGACGGCCGCTCCTCGACCACGTCCCTGCCCGGCGTGTTCGCCGCCGGGGATGTCGTGGACCCCACCTACCGCCAGGCCATCACGGCGGCAGGCTCCGGGTGCGTGGCCGCGGTGGACGTGGAGCACTACCTCGCCGCCCTGGACAGCTGACCCCCGCCCCCAACACTCCCCGCACGCGCGGCACCGGCCGAGGGCCCGTGCCGTGCGGCACCGACGAAAGGACACAGTCATGAGCGCAGCAAAGGACGTCACCGACGCCACCTTCCAGGCCGAGGTGCTGGAGAACTCCAAGCCCACCATCGTGGACTTCTGGGCCGAGTGGTGCGGCCCGTGCCGGCAGCTGGGCCCCGTGCTCGACGCCCTGGCCGCCGAGCACGCCGAGCAGGTGGACGTGGTCAAGGTCAACGTGGACGACAACCCCGCCATCGCCTCGCAGTACGGCATCACGTCCATCCCCGCGGTCTACCTCTTCGCCAACGGCGAAGTGGCCAAGACCTCGATCGGCGCGAAGCCCAAGTCCGCCCTGGAGAAGGAGTTCGCGGAGTACCTCACCCCCTCCGCGTGACACCCCCTGCCCGGGCCCGCACCGTACCTCCGGTACGCGGGCCCGGGTTTTCTCTGAGACGATGCACTGCAGACCGAACACCCGCCCGTGCGGGCCCATCGACCACAGGGAGATCCACGTGCCGCACCCCACTCCCGGAGCCGCCCTCCGCCACGGTATGACCGATCGACGTGTCGCGGGGCTCAGGGAGCGTCTCGTCCGCGCGGGAGCGGACGACGCCGCCCTGTCGCCCGACGCGGCCACGGACCCGACCGTGTTCGACCAGCGCGTGGACGGTGCGGTGCGCGGGTTCCAGCAGCGCAAGGGACTCATCGTGGACGGCGTGGTGGGGCCGGACACCGAGTCCGCCCTCAACGACGCTCAGTACGCCCTGGGCGACCGGCCCCTCTCGCACCAGCGGGACACCCCCATGCACGGGGACGACGTCGAGGAGCTGCAGAACAACCTGTCCCTGTTGGGTTTCTACTACGGACACCTGGACGGCACCTTCGCCCGGCAGACGGAGTACGCCGTCAAGGAGCTGCAGAGCAGCCTGGGTGTTCCGGAGGACGGCGTGGTGGGTCTGGACACGCTCACCGGACTCGCGCGGGTCAGCAAGAAGATCACCACGTCCAAGGCCTTCTCCCTGCGCGACCACCGGCGGCTGCAGTCCCTCCACGAGG from Kocuria rhizophila DC2201 includes these protein-coding regions:
- the trxA gene encoding thioredoxin gives rise to the protein MSAAKDVTDATFQAEVLENSKPTIVDFWAEWCGPCRQLGPVLDALAAEHAEQVDVVKVNVDDNPAIASQYGITSIPAVYLFANGEVAKTSIGAKPKSALEKEFAEYLTPSA
- the trxB gene encoding thioredoxin-disulfide reductase; amino-acid sequence: MSNQSGIFSNAVNLGVTGVPQSATTPAERTGDDAVHDVVIVGSGPAGYTAAIYTARANLKPVVLAGSVTAGGELMNTTEVENYPGFIDGIMGPELMDNMQQQAERFGADIRYEDVVSVELEGEVKTVTLEDGTVLRARAVIISTGSEYRKLGLEDEERLSGHGVSWCATCDGFFFKGQDIAVVGGGDSAIEEATFLTKFADKVTLIHRRDQFRASDIMKQRALDDPKIEILWNTRVTGIRGENKVESLALEDTVTGESSELAVTGLFVAIGSDPRVGLVKDQLELTVDNTIAVDGRSSTTSLPGVFAAGDVVDPTYRQAITAAGSGCVAAVDVEHYLAALDS